GTGTTTTGAGCATCTCTTCGCCGAAGTAGACAGCGCCGTAACCGGTGGCTTCCGGTCTGATAAGACTTCCGCCATACTCGCGGCCTTTACCAGTGAGTACGCCGCTCCATTCATTGCGAAGCTTTTTGTACTGTCCGAAAAGGAAACCGATCTCACGTCCGCCAACACCAATATCGCCTGCCGGAACATCAGTGTTCGGCCCGATATGACGGAAAAGCTCGGACATGAAGCTCTGGCAGAAGCGCATTACTTCAAGGTCGGATTTTCCCTTGGGATCAAAATCGGATCCACCTTTACCGCCACCCATGGGGATGGTTGTGAGAGCGTTCTTGAAAACCTGCTCAAACGCGAGGAACTTGAGGATGCCAAGGTTCACCGAAGGGTGGAATCGAAGACCGCCCTTATAGGGTCCTATAGCACTGTTCATCTCGATACGGAATCCACGGTTCACATGGATCTCTCCACTGTCATCTACCCATGGAACACGGAACATGATAACGCGTTCAGGTTCAACTATACGCTCAGGAATTTTCGCACTCCTGTATTCAGGGTGCTTATCAAGCACCACTTCAAGCGATTCAAGGACTTCCTGTACAGCCTGATGGAATTCCGGCTGAGAAGGATCCCTCTGTACTACCTTCTGGTAGAGTTCTTCGAGCATTTTCAGTCCCCTTTCAAAGGATAAGTTGAGGTTTCAATAGGATCAAATCTTTACAATGAATGTGTTAGCTTAATCGAGGACGTATCACTCTGTCAATAGCATACCAGTTTTCAGGAATACCGGGTGTTTTATATCTTTACTTGACCTTATGCTTTGTCGGAAGATATGATGCTGACTTGGTGCGCTTATCTGTAATTACATCTGGAGAGTTTTCTTTAAGCAAAGAATCCAGTATCAGCGAGAGGAACTCGTGTGACGGAACTGATCAAGGGAAGAAAAAAAAGGCTTCAGCTGAGGAAAATTGAATCCCGGCTGGACAGCCTTATGAAAACCAGAATTCGGAATATCCTGCTCATATGCAGTCTATATGATTACTATATGATAGAGGAGGATGGAAGACTTGGTGACCTTCTTGGAAACACCTACACGATAAGTGACGCAGGGAATATTCCTGTAATTACTCAGATATCAAATGCTGATACCGCCCTTGAACTTCTCGGAAAAGACGCGGGGCAAAGTATTGATCTTATCATCTGCATGGCAAGAATCGGAAGTATGGATTTTCCTGAATTCATCAGGAACATCAGGACTATTCGCTCCGATCTTCCGATTGTTGTACTGGCTCACAGCCCTGAGGAACTGTTGAGGCTGCAGGAAAAACACTGGACTGATGAAACCAACAGGGTTTTCACCTGGCTCGGGCGCGGAGAGACTGTACTTGGAATAATCAGACTTGTTGAGGATTCAAGAAACGCGGAGCATGACTGCGCTGAACTTGGAGCGCCCTGCCTTCTGCTTGTTGAGGATGATGTCCATTTTTATTCAAGATATCTGTACGAGGTTATGACCATAATACAGGAAAGAACCATAGAAATTCTCGACAGTTTTTCATCTTTTACAAAAAGAAATCTCAGAGCCAGAACCAGAACGAAAGTATTGATGGTTACCTCACTTGAGGAAGCTGAGAAGATACTGGAAACTCATGGAGACGCGCTCATCGGAGTGATCACCGATATGAAATTTCTCAGAAAAGGTGAACTGGATGAAAAAGCGGGAAAAATTCTTATCAGGAAGATAAAGGAAACTCTGCCGGAAATGCCCGTTATCCTGCAGACATCTGAATCAAAAGGGCAGAAGATCGCTGCCGCGCTGGGTGTTGAATACATTTCAAAGAACTCACCGGCGCTGATGAGCGATCTCAGAAAATGTCTTGCAGAGTCCTTCGGATTCGGCGATCTTGTCTTCAGAAATGATGATGGAGAGATCATCAGATCAGTTTCAAATATTAAAGAAATGAATCAGCTGATCGATAAAATACCTGCTGAATCTGTTTATCGGAGTTTGAGTACCGGCGAGCTGGTGCGCTGGCTGAAGATACAGACAGAACTTGAACTCGCATGCAGGGTACAGGAAAATTTATCAATGAACGGAACCCCGCTCGAAGTCAGAACCGGACTGGTTGATATTTTCAGCGATTTCAACAAAGAGAGCAGGCGGGGATATGTGTCAAATTACAGCAGATCCTTCCATGAGGATCAGATTCTTTTCAGCAGACTGGGATCAGGTTCAATGGGTGGCAAAGGAAGAGGGCTGGCTTTCATTGATCGGGTGCTGGCAGCCAATTTTGATGAAAGCAGATTCAAGAAAGTACATGTCTCTGTTCCACGTACACTTATAATAACGACGGAGTTCTTCGATAAATTCGTGTATCAGAACAAATTGCTGGAATTTGCTCTTGAATGCGATAATGATCTCAGAATTTTAAGACAGTTTTTAAAGGCTGACCTTCCCCCGACCATTCTCGGTGATATCAGAGACTATATCAGAGCAGTCCGGTCACCGATTGCAGTGAGATCTTCAAGTCTCCTTGAGGACGCGATGTATCAGCCATTCGCCGGCATCTACGCCACAAAAATGCTTCCGAATAATTCCCGGAGCGAAGACAAGAGATTCAATGAACTGGCGGATGCCATTAAATTCGTTTACGCATCCACATTTCTCAAAGCCGCGAAGTCATATATCACAGCGACGAACCACCGCGTGGAGGACGAGAAGATGGCTGTTCTTCTTCAGGAAGTTGTTGGCAGGAATTACGGACATTCCTTCTACCCGCATTTCGCCGGAGTCGGCCGGTCTTATGATTTCTATCCAACCGGTTCCGCAAAACCGGAGGATGGAGTTGTAAATGTCGCGCTGGGACTTGGGAAATCGATTGTTGATGGTGGCGTATCACTTCGGTTTACGCCGAAGTTCCCGAGGGTTCTTCCTCAGTTCGCAACTCTCAAGGATATGATGAACAACTCTCAGCACAACTTCTATGCTGTGAGTATGGGTCACTCCGAATGGAGTTCTTCCCTTGATGAGGATCAGTACCTGATTCTGCAGGATCCTGGAGTTGCGGAGAGTGATGGAACCCTGGAATACCTGGCTTCAACGTACGATGCGGCTAATGAGAGAGTACTGGATGGCATCACACGATCCGGACCCAGAGTGATCAACTTCGCGCATGTACTCAAGAATAAAGTCTTTCCACTCGCCCCTCTTACTGATGTGCTGCTTACTATGGGCGAGGATGCTATGGGGTGTCCTGTAGAGATCGAGTTCGCGGTTACTCTCGGCAAAAAGCGACCCCTTCCAGCTGAATTCAGTCTGCTCCAGATAAGACCCATGGTGGTCAGTGACAGGCTGGTGAAAGTAGATCTGACCAATATGGAGAAAAAAGAACTCTTCTGCTGGACGGACACAGCGCTCGGTAATGGAATAATCGATACGATCAAAGATATTGTGTATGTAAAACCGGACCAATTCGATGCATCTAAAACCCGTGCAATTGTAAAGGAAGTGGACAAACTAAACAGAGAACTGAGCAATGAAGGTAGATCTTACATGCTCATCGGACCAGGCAGATGGGGTTCAACAGACCCCTGGCTTGGTATACCGGTAACCTGGAGCCAGATTTCAGGAGTGAAGGTTATAATGGAGGCAAGCCAGCAGAATATGAATATCGATCCATCCCAGGGTTCTCACTTTTTTCAGAATATGACTTCTCTTGGCGTTGCTTATTTTACGGTGTCTCATGTCAAGGAAAGTAATTTTATCGACTGGTCATGGCTTGATTCTCAACCGGCCGCAGCCGATGGCGAACTCCTGCGTCACATAAGCCTTGAGTCGCCCGTAAAAGTAATGATTGATGGACGGTCCGGTAATGGAGTAATGGTTAAACCATAACATCGCTGCAACAGTGCGAAAAAAGTGAGGGAGTTGCATATGCACGAGATCCTTTTTAAAGAGGAGATTGGACCTGACATTCATCTATATCGGTTCCATGCGCCCGATGTGGCCAGGTTCAGAAAGCCCGGCCAGTTCGTGATCGTAAGGATCAGCGATGAGGGAGAGCGAATTCCAATTACTATCGCTGATGTAAACCATGACAAGGGTAGTATTACTCTCATCGTGCAGTCAGTCGGGAAGACAACTCTGCAGATGGCCGGGATGAATGTAGGCGACTCAATTCCGGACATAACCGGCCCTCTTGGAGTTCCGACACATATTGAGAAAGTAGGGAACGTACTCTGCGTTGGTGGCGGTATCGGGATTGCTCCATTGTATCCTGTTGCGAAAGCAATGAAGGATATCGGTAATCGTGTGATCAGCATACTCGGCGCGAGATCCTCAAATCTTCTGATTCTCGAGAAGGAAATGAAAGAAGTGAGCAGCGAAGTGCTTATCACAACGGATGATGGAACAAAGGGCCGCAAAGGACTGGTCACGGATGCCATCAAGGAACTTGTCAGTCAGGGTGAGAAATTCAATCTGTGTGTTGCTATGGGACCGCCAATCATGATGAAATTTGTCAGCCTTCTTACGAAAGAACTTGATATTCCAACTATTGTCAGCCTGAATCCTATCATGATCGATGGTACTGGCATGTGCGGAGGCTGCAGAGTAACTGTGGGGGGTGAGACGAAATTTGCCTGTGTTGATGGACCTGAGTTCGATGGACATCAGGTTGATTTCGACGAATTGATGAAACGTCTGACGATGTACTCATCG
This sequence is a window from Candidatus Aegiribacteria sp.. Protein-coding genes within it:
- a CDS encoding histidine kinase, with product MTELIKGRKKRLQLRKIESRLDSLMKTRIRNILLICSLYDYYMIEEDGRLGDLLGNTYTISDAGNIPVITQISNADTALELLGKDAGQSIDLIICMARIGSMDFPEFIRNIRTIRSDLPIVVLAHSPEELLRLQEKHWTDETNRVFTWLGRGETVLGIIRLVEDSRNAEHDCAELGAPCLLLVEDDVHFYSRYLYEVMTIIQERTIEILDSFSSFTKRNLRARTRTKVLMVTSLEEAEKILETHGDALIGVITDMKFLRKGELDEKAGKILIRKIKETLPEMPVILQTSESKGQKIAAALGVEYISKNSPALMSDLRKCLAESFGFGDLVFRNDDGEIIRSVSNIKEMNQLIDKIPAESVYRSLSTGELVRWLKIQTELELACRVQENLSMNGTPLEVRTGLVDIFSDFNKESRRGYVSNYSRSFHEDQILFSRLGSGSMGGKGRGLAFIDRVLAANFDESRFKKVHVSVPRTLIITTEFFDKFVYQNKLLEFALECDNDLRILRQFLKADLPPTILGDIRDYIRAVRSPIAVRSSSLLEDAMYQPFAGIYATKMLPNNSRSEDKRFNELADAIKFVYASTFLKAAKSYITATNHRVEDEKMAVLLQEVVGRNYGHSFYPHFAGVGRSYDFYPTGSAKPEDGVVNVALGLGKSIVDGGVSLRFTPKFPRVLPQFATLKDMMNNSQHNFYAVSMGHSEWSSSLDEDQYLILQDPGVAESDGTLEYLASTYDAANERVLDGITRSGPRVINFAHVLKNKVFPLAPLTDVLLTMGEDAMGCPVEIEFAVTLGKKRPLPAEFSLLQIRPMVVSDRLVKVDLTNMEKKELFCWTDTALGNGIIDTIKDIVYVKPDQFDASKTRAIVKEVDKLNRELSNEGRSYMLIGPGRWGSTDPWLGIPVTWSQISGVKVIMEASQQNMNIDPSQGSHFFQNMTSLGVAYFTVSHVKESNFIDWSWLDSQPAAADGELLRHISLESPVKVMIDGRSGNGVMVKP
- a CDS encoding sulfide/dihydroorotate dehydrogenase-like FAD/NAD-binding protein, producing the protein MHEILFKEEIGPDIHLYRFHAPDVARFRKPGQFVIVRISDEGERIPITIADVNHDKGSITLIVQSVGKTTLQMAGMNVGDSIPDITGPLGVPTHIEKVGNVLCVGGGIGIAPLYPVAKAMKDIGNRVISILGARSSNLLILEKEMKEVSSEVLITTDDGTKGRKGLVTDAIKELVSQGEKFNLCVAMGPPIMMKFVSLLTKELDIPTIVSLNPIMIDGTGMCGGCRVTVGGETKFACVDGPEFDGHQVDFDELMKRLTMYSSHEKQSLDRYSSKTGCKLASVLEGDQE